One stretch of Schlesneria sp. DSM 10557 DNA includes these proteins:
- a CDS encoding M24 family metallopeptidase, with protein MFDLAAIQSAVRESQLDGWLLYDFRGSNILARRILQFEDGPVGSRRWMYFIPAQGEPVKLVHRIETGALDHLPGEKQIYLKWQEFEAGVTSLIAGRSRVAMEYSPRNGNPYISRVDAGTVELVTSNGCEVVPSGDLIQLFEAVWDDDQWAMHLEAGQHTDSAFAKAWKFIAGEVRTRGETTEGAVRDVIMDHFSQHGLTTYHPPIVGVNAHSGDPHYETGSAPIREGDFVLVDLWAKLDRPRAVYSDLTRVGFVGTSVPVQYESIFKIVAAARDAAIQLVRDRFAAGQKLQGYEVDDAARGVIELAGYGPYFVHRTGHSIGQETHGNGANIDNLETHETRLILPGCCFSIEPGIYLPEFGIRSEVDVYVDRQRQVHVTAGELQTSVIPILSYE; from the coding sequence ATGTTCGACCTGGCCGCGATTCAGTCTGCCGTTCGTGAAAGCCAACTCGATGGGTGGCTGCTGTATGACTTTCGTGGCAGCAATATTCTTGCCCGCCGCATTCTTCAGTTCGAGGACGGGCCTGTTGGCTCTCGACGCTGGATGTACTTCATCCCGGCTCAGGGCGAGCCTGTAAAACTCGTTCATCGCATCGAGACCGGTGCGCTGGATCACCTGCCGGGCGAAAAGCAGATTTATCTGAAGTGGCAGGAATTCGAAGCGGGGGTTACCAGCCTGATTGCAGGACGATCCCGGGTTGCGATGGAATATTCTCCGCGTAACGGGAATCCCTACATCTCGCGCGTGGATGCAGGCACGGTCGAACTCGTGACGTCCAACGGCTGCGAGGTCGTCCCTTCGGGAGACCTGATTCAGCTCTTCGAAGCCGTCTGGGATGATGACCAGTGGGCCATGCATCTGGAGGCGGGACAGCACACGGATTCTGCGTTTGCAAAGGCCTGGAAATTCATCGCTGGCGAAGTTCGCACTCGTGGTGAGACAACCGAGGGAGCGGTCCGGGACGTGATCATGGATCACTTTTCCCAGCACGGCCTGACGACCTATCATCCGCCGATTGTGGGAGTCAACGCTCACAGCGGTGACCCTCACTACGAGACCGGTTCGGCACCGATCCGGGAAGGGGATTTCGTTCTGGTTGACCTCTGGGCGAAGCTCGACCGTCCGCGTGCGGTTTACAGCGACCTGACCCGTGTCGGTTTTGTCGGGACGTCGGTTCCTGTGCAATATGAGTCCATCTTCAAAATCGTCGCTGCGGCGCGGGATGCCGCGATTCAGCTCGTGCGGGACCGTTTTGCCGCGGGTCAGAAGTTGCAGGGTTATGAAGTCGACGACGCCGCGCGAGGCGTGATTGAGCTGGCGGGATATGGCCCGTACTTCGTTCATCGAACCGGACATAGCATCGGTCAGGAGACACATGGCAACGGGGCCAATATCGACAATCTTGAGACGCATGAGACTCGCCTGATCCTTCCTGGATGCTGCTTCTCCATTGAACCGGGCATTTATCTGCCCGAGTTCGGTATTCGGAGCGAAGTCGATGTGTATGTCGACCGTCAACGGCAGGTCCACGTCACCGCAGGCGAACTGCAAACGTCGGTGATCCCCATTCTGAGCTATGAATGA
- a CDS encoding sugar phosphate isomerase/epimerase family protein, with product MTLQLSRRGFLSASAGLLATATASSMTRGLLAADGKAPLYKISLAQWSLHRTFFDKKADPLDFAKISKTEFGIDGIEYVNQFFKDKATDTKYLGELKKRADDHGVTSVLIMCDGEGALGDPDEKRRLEAVDNHKKWVEAAKFLGCHSIRVNAQSSGSYWEQMKLAADGLRRLSEFGATHQIGVIVENHGGLSSNGTWLSSTIHTVNNPNCGTLPDFGNFRVANNVNYDRYKGTEELMPFAKGVSAKSHEFDEAGNETKTDYRRMIPIVLSYGYRGWIGIEYEGSKHSEVEGIKLTKKLLETVHNEIAS from the coding sequence ATGACTCTGCAACTTTCGCGTCGCGGCTTCCTTTCGGCATCCGCAGGCCTGCTCGCGACGGCAACCGCCTCCTCAATGACGCGCGGTCTCCTGGCCGCTGACGGCAAGGCTCCGCTCTACAAGATCTCGCTGGCTCAATGGTCCTTGCATCGTACATTCTTCGACAAGAAGGCCGATCCGCTGGACTTCGCCAAGATCAGCAAGACCGAATTCGGGATCGACGGGATCGAATACGTCAACCAGTTCTTCAAGGACAAGGCGACCGACACGAAGTACCTGGGCGAACTCAAGAAGCGTGCTGACGATCATGGCGTGACCAGCGTGCTGATTATGTGCGACGGCGAAGGAGCATTGGGCGATCCCGACGAGAAGCGCCGACTTGAAGCGGTCGACAACCACAAGAAGTGGGTCGAAGCCGCCAAGTTCCTGGGTTGCCATTCCATCCGCGTCAACGCTCAGTCGAGCGGAAGTTACTGGGAGCAGATGAAGCTCGCCGCCGACGGACTGCGACGCCTGAGCGAGTTCGGCGCTACGCACCAGATCGGGGTGATCGTTGAAAACCATGGTGGACTTTCGTCAAACGGCACCTGGTTGTCATCGACGATTCACACGGTCAACAACCCGAACTGCGGTACGTTGCCCGACTTTGGCAACTTCCGGGTTGCCAACAACGTCAACTACGACCGCTACAAGGGAACGGAAGAACTGATGCCGTTCGCCAAAGGGGTCAGTGCCAAGTCCCATGAGTTCGATGAAGCGGGCAACGAAACGAAGACCGACTACCGCCGTATGATTCCGATCGTACTGTCCTACGGATATCGCGGCTGGATCGGGATTGAATACGAAGGCTCAAAGCACAGCGAAGTCGAAGGGATCAAGCTGACGAAGAAGCTGCTCGAAACCGTGCACAACGAAATCGCCTCGTGA
- a CDS encoding lysophospholipid acyltransferase family protein, with translation MKIRSRWLTKFAAFTAVATFRLLFWTCRKKFLGDVLEQRMDPTVNDEHFVLSVWHDALLLPTFAAPKWLRKRCCCLVSQHQDGSYLADAMAWMDYTTVRGSSRRGGVEALRQLLTDTAGKHIIVTPDGPRGPRRVMKPGVAFIASQTGRRLLPGAFVVKNGWRVKGSWTDLVIPMPFTTIYLITGRPVSIPQDTPRSELTQYVAAAQQAMDEINEEAERLAGRNSPQSAFPSAKAA, from the coding sequence GTGAAGATTCGAAGTCGCTGGTTAACCAAATTTGCCGCATTTACCGCTGTGGCGACCTTCCGTCTCCTCTTCTGGACATGCCGTAAAAAGTTCCTGGGCGATGTTCTCGAACAACGCATGGATCCAACGGTCAATGATGAACACTTTGTGCTGAGTGTCTGGCACGATGCCCTGCTGCTGCCAACATTCGCGGCCCCCAAATGGCTGCGGAAGCGATGCTGCTGTCTCGTCAGCCAGCATCAGGACGGTTCCTACCTGGCTGACGCCATGGCCTGGATGGACTACACGACCGTGCGAGGGTCGAGCCGACGAGGTGGTGTTGAAGCACTGAGACAATTGCTGACCGATACTGCAGGTAAGCATATTATCGTCACTCCTGATGGACCTCGTGGACCCCGTCGCGTCATGAAACCTGGTGTCGCGTTCATCGCCTCTCAAACCGGACGTCGACTTTTGCCGGGAGCATTCGTCGTCAAAAACGGGTGGCGAGTGAAAGGGAGCTGGACGGATCTCGTCATTCCTATGCCCTTCACGACGATCTACCTGATTACCGGCCGTCCTGTCTCGATTCCCCAGGACACCCCACGTTCTGAACTGACCCAATATGTCGCCGCTGCTCAACAGGCGATGGACGAGATAAATGAAGAAGCCGAGCGTCTTGCCGGTCGAAATTCCCCGCAATCGGCGTTTCCCTCCGCGAAGGCGGCCTGA
- the rpe gene encoding ribulose-phosphate 3-epimerase, translating to MSISLELYKPPIVAPSMLKCDFGDLNREIDRLVSAGSHWVHWDVMDGNFVPNLTYGAMVIASVRARTKAFFDAHLMISDPAKYLDYYIKAGCDAITIHIEAVPDPSDLLKRIRAAGLQSGLAINPGTPVAQIEPYLAACDLVLVMSVQPGFGGQKFMPEVLEKVRTLRTLVSPQTLISIDGGIAGPTIASAAEAGCQIFVAGSSIFDETDYRSAIDQLTQLAAAATSPAPENS from the coding sequence ATGTCGATTTCCCTCGAACTCTATAAGCCTCCGATTGTCGCTCCTTCGATGCTCAAATGCGATTTTGGTGACTTGAACCGCGAAATCGATCGACTGGTCTCCGCGGGGTCTCACTGGGTGCATTGGGACGTTATGGACGGGAATTTTGTCCCCAATCTAACCTATGGCGCCATGGTGATTGCGAGTGTCAGGGCCAGAACCAAAGCGTTCTTCGACGCGCATCTCATGATCAGCGATCCCGCCAAGTACCTCGATTACTACATCAAGGCGGGATGCGACGCGATCACCATCCATATTGAAGCCGTTCCAGACCCGTCAGACCTGCTGAAGCGAATCCGGGCCGCCGGACTGCAGTCAGGACTGGCGATCAATCCGGGAACTCCAGTGGCCCAGATCGAACCCTATCTCGCCGCATGTGATCTGGTGCTTGTGATGAGCGTTCAACCAGGATTCGGCGGTCAGAAGTTCATGCCCGAAGTGCTTGAGAAAGTCCGCACACTGCGAACGCTCGTGTCACCTCAGACGCTGATTTCGATCGATGGTGGAATTGCGGGCCCGACAATCGCATCTGCGGCTGAAGCAGGTTGTCAGATCTTTGTGGCAGGAAGTTCGATCTTCGATGAAACCGATTACCGATCGGCCATTGATCAATTGACGCAACTGGCAGCTGCAGCGACATCCCCTGCTCCGGAGAACAGCTAG
- a CDS encoding metallophosphoesterase, which yields MPVNHDISSADSSRQAPPVTRRHWLKRVAGSFVAGTAGVGYYSLHVEPHWIEVVHRPLPIRGLPAELENRTLVQISDVHIGHEVDDRFLIQAFQQVSEWAPDLVVFTGDFLTLHRDGSLPIEKMERVLKHFPQGKLATLGILGNHDYGHQWNDLSAASVVARIAEDAGIQILRNRSKFVRGLQIVGFDDYWGPNFGGPRVLADSDFSLPTLILCHNPDVVDLPVWYDYRGWILSGHTHGGQVKPPWFGPPILPIGNKRYAAGEISLEDGRHLYVNRALGHSMRVRINVRPELTVFRLVREESA from the coding sequence ATGCCCGTAAACCACGACATTTCATCTGCGGATTCCAGTCGTCAGGCTCCCCCGGTGACGCGTCGTCACTGGCTGAAACGGGTGGCTGGGTCGTTCGTCGCTGGTACCGCGGGGGTCGGTTATTACTCCTTGCACGTGGAGCCGCACTGGATTGAAGTGGTTCATCGCCCGCTTCCCATCCGAGGTCTTCCCGCCGAGTTGGAGAATCGGACGCTGGTCCAGATCAGTGATGTTCACATCGGCCACGAGGTCGACGACCGATTTCTGATACAGGCGTTTCAACAGGTCTCGGAATGGGCTCCAGACCTCGTGGTGTTTACGGGTGACTTCCTGACGCTGCACCGGGACGGCAGCCTGCCGATCGAGAAGATGGAGCGTGTGCTGAAGCATTTTCCGCAGGGCAAACTCGCCACACTGGGAATCCTCGGCAACCACGATTATGGACACCAGTGGAACGATCTCTCTGCCGCCAGCGTCGTTGCTCGAATCGCAGAAGACGCCGGGATTCAGATTCTGCGAAACCGCTCGAAGTTTGTGAGGGGTCTGCAGATCGTTGGGTTTGATGATTACTGGGGTCCCAATTTCGGCGGACCGCGAGTCCTCGCCGACTCGGACTTCAGCCTGCCGACACTGATCCTGTGCCACAATCCAGACGTCGTCGATCTCCCCGTCTGGTATGACTATCGCGGCTGGATCCTGTCGGGACATACGCACGGTGGCCAAGTTAAGCCACCCTGGTTTGGCCCTCCGATCCTGCCGATCGGCAATAAGAGATATGCTGCTGGGGAAATTTCGCTCGAGGACGGTCGGCACCTCTATGTTAATCGAGCGCTGGGGCATAGTATGAGAGTCAGAATCAACGTCAGGCCTGAACTGACGGTCTTTCGACTGGTCAGAGAAGAATCGGCCTGA
- a CDS encoding NAD+ synthase, which yields MKIALAQLNPTVGDITGNCRLIVEATERAVAMGADLVVCSELVISGYPPKDLLLREGFAAACDQAVEKLARQIPAGVGLIVGHPTEWNVPADRIANAASLLENGKVVATVQKSLLPNYDVFDERRYFRPTDRIAPVTFRSLRMGLHICEDAWWGERDTFHHTDPISYPDPIAELAAGGIDVLINVSASPFEVNKASRREAILKRHVNRHQVPFLFVNEVGGNDDLVFDGNSIVLDAQGRVVQQLKGFAPDLQLIDLDQLGSPIAVEAAPVPAQLLDALILGLKDYMQKSGFTGCVLGLSGGIDSTLAAYIAAEACGASNVHGIMMPSRYSTGHSVDDAEALATRLGINAEVVPIDAVHKAYESLAIIGADLAAAPAGLADQNLQARIRGAIVMVRSNHYGWLPLATGNKSELAVGYCTLYGDMAGGFAVLADLLKRDVYAVCHYINDVREKREVIPRNVLVKAPSAELAPNQFDQDSLPPYPILDGILEGLIEREESVATVGKSFPIETVRWVAKKLDRNEYKRRQMPPGIKLSARAFGSGRRMPMAARFEIE from the coding sequence ATGAAAATCGCTCTCGCTCAACTGAACCCCACAGTTGGGGATATCACCGGCAATTGTCGTCTCATCGTTGAAGCGACCGAGCGAGCTGTGGCGATGGGGGCAGACCTGGTGGTCTGTTCGGAACTGGTCATTTCAGGGTATCCCCCCAAGGACCTGCTGCTGCGCGAAGGGTTCGCTGCCGCCTGTGATCAGGCCGTCGAAAAGCTGGCCAGGCAAATTCCCGCGGGAGTGGGACTGATTGTCGGCCACCCAACCGAGTGGAATGTCCCGGCAGACCGAATTGCGAACGCCGCCAGTCTCCTGGAGAACGGCAAAGTCGTCGCCACGGTACAGAAGTCACTCCTTCCCAACTATGACGTCTTTGATGAGCGACGTTACTTCCGACCGACAGACCGGATTGCTCCCGTCACATTTCGCAGTCTGCGAATGGGTCTGCATATCTGTGAGGACGCCTGGTGGGGTGAGCGTGACACCTTCCACCATACAGACCCGATCAGCTACCCGGATCCAATCGCAGAACTGGCTGCCGGTGGGATTGATGTCCTGATTAATGTCTCGGCCAGCCCGTTTGAAGTGAACAAGGCTTCACGGCGCGAGGCAATCCTCAAACGGCATGTCAATCGGCACCAGGTCCCGTTTCTCTTCGTGAACGAAGTCGGTGGAAACGATGATCTGGTCTTCGATGGCAACAGCATTGTTCTGGACGCCCAGGGGCGAGTCGTTCAGCAACTGAAAGGGTTCGCGCCAGACCTGCAGTTGATCGACCTCGATCAGTTGGGCTCCCCCATCGCCGTGGAAGCGGCCCCCGTCCCGGCTCAACTGCTGGATGCGTTGATTCTGGGCCTGAAGGACTATATGCAGAAGTCGGGGTTCACCGGCTGTGTGCTTGGACTGTCCGGAGGGATTGACAGCACACTGGCAGCCTATATCGCTGCCGAGGCCTGTGGTGCGAGCAACGTACACGGAATCATGATGCCCAGCCGCTACAGCACCGGACACAGTGTCGATGACGCCGAAGCACTGGCCACGCGACTGGGAATCAATGCTGAAGTAGTTCCGATCGACGCAGTTCACAAGGCCTACGAATCTCTGGCGATCATCGGTGCGGATCTGGCTGCGGCCCCTGCTGGACTGGCCGATCAGAATCTTCAGGCCCGTATCCGCGGCGCAATCGTGATGGTGCGAAGCAATCACTATGGCTGGCTGCCGCTGGCGACAGGAAACAAGAGCGAACTGGCGGTCGGATATTGTACCCTCTACGGCGACATGGCCGGAGGCTTCGCCGTGCTGGCGGACCTGTTGAAGCGGGACGTTTACGCCGTCTGTCACTACATCAACGACGTTCGCGAAAAACGCGAAGTAATTCCCCGGAACGTGCTCGTCAAAGCCCCCAGTGCCGAACTGGCCCCGAATCAGTTCGATCAGGATTCGCTCCCCCCATATCCCATCTTGGACGGAATCCTCGAGGGCCTGATCGAGCGAGAGGAATCGGTGGCAACCGTGGGGAAATCCTTCCCGATCGAAACAGTCCGCTGGGTCGCAAAAAAACTCGACCGGAACGAATACAAGCGCCGTCAGATGCCGCCAGGAATCAAGCTTTCGGCCCGAGCCTTCGGCAGTGGCCGGCGCATGCCCATGGCGGCTCGCTTTGAGATCGAGTAA
- a CDS encoding glycosyltransferase, giving the protein MSIFDWWSHSHGHSDMQLARVLAKTHPVLFVNSIGMRSAKRSLGGSLVKRIGRKLRSMSRIASRPIPELDLVVYTPLFWPAYSGLLGKFNNGGLRSQIQYNARRLGFDRPLVLITLPTFADLALSLDRSALLYNRSDRHADFQYSDHNVVAAKEELLFRKSDAVLYASRSLYEAEMGRATSRSVYIGHGADLDHFCPEGPIAEEFQAIPAPRVGFFGDLREHAIDFPLLESVVRAMPHVQFILGGTQLDDLSALRRLPNIQFFPACPHENMPARWRALDVAILPYKVTPWTQAIEPIKLNEIAATGLPAVGTRLPAFEDRGIAIAETGEEFVQAISRALERSDPVRAAAGELRRWESIAEQIEEIAADVSPVCTGAP; this is encoded by the coding sequence TTGAGCATCTTTGACTGGTGGTCCCATTCCCACGGTCATTCCGATATGCAGCTTGCCCGGGTGCTGGCAAAGACTCATCCGGTTCTGTTCGTGAACAGTATCGGAATGCGGTCCGCCAAACGGAGTCTGGGGGGATCGCTGGTCAAACGGATTGGCCGCAAGCTCCGAAGCATGTCGCGGATTGCTTCCCGGCCCATTCCTGAACTGGATCTGGTCGTCTATACGCCCCTGTTCTGGCCCGCCTATTCCGGACTGCTGGGGAAGTTTAATAACGGCGGTCTGCGGTCGCAGATTCAGTACAACGCGCGACGACTGGGGTTCGATCGCCCTCTGGTCCTGATCACGCTGCCGACCTTTGCCGATCTGGCGCTGTCACTGGACCGCAGCGCTTTGTTGTACAACCGCAGCGATCGTCACGCCGATTTCCAGTACTCGGACCACAACGTCGTCGCGGCCAAGGAAGAGTTACTGTTTCGCAAATCCGACGCCGTATTGTACGCCAGTCGTTCGCTGTATGAAGCAGAGATGGGACGTGCGACCAGTCGGTCGGTTTACATTGGTCATGGTGCAGACCTAGACCATTTCTGTCCCGAGGGACCCATCGCGGAGGAGTTTCAGGCGATTCCCGCACCGCGAGTCGGTTTCTTTGGCGACCTGCGCGAACACGCCATCGATTTTCCCCTGCTGGAAAGCGTCGTGCGGGCGATGCCTCACGTCCAGTTCATCCTCGGGGGCACGCAACTGGATGACCTTTCGGCCTTGCGTCGACTTCCCAACATCCAGTTCTTTCCTGCTTGTCCCCATGAAAACATGCCTGCGCGCTGGCGAGCCCTGGATGTCGCAATTCTGCCGTACAAAGTGACTCCCTGGACTCAAGCCATCGAGCCGATCAAGTTGAACGAAATTGCCGCAACGGGACTTCCTGCGGTCGGTACGCGCCTGCCCGCATTCGAGGACCGGGGCATTGCCATTGCCGAAACGGGCGAGGAATTCGTCCAGGCTATCTCCCGCGCTTTGGAACGCTCAGACCCGGTGCGTGCTGCCGCTGGCGAATTACGTCGCTGGGAAAGTATTGCTGAGCAGATCGAAGAGATCGCGGCGGACGTCTCACCAGTTTGTACAGGGGCTCCCTGA
- a CDS encoding glycosyltransferase family 4 protein, whose product MPHSREDRLHLGVIGARGIGALQGGIERYCSEFYRHLPADRFKITIFVRRPSKGLEDCKNINLVRIPILKSSSLETPLYSMMAVLAAYAMGVKVIHVHGLSSCLPLPLARLLGLRIIVRHMGAEYDRVKWNFLARRLLKLGEYFCARYAESVVCLNSDIADRFAAATGRRDSVVIPNGVSLPSDEAAEKLPANLAISPDSYALAVGRFVPEKNFHQLISAFLTARLPSSAKLVLAGEPDYPGPYARLIESLCQGHEDRILRAGVVCGDELVALYRHTRLFILPSSHEGMSFSLLEAGISGARLVVSDIPSNKEVCQNFGRLFPVDSEDGLRDALEQEWGRPRSQREVDAQIAEFRRRFDWRQVASATGPLLAGPSRVLKQSEVELVQPEFPQSADAKEPAKEGV is encoded by the coding sequence ATGCCTCATTCGAGAGAAGACCGCTTACACCTGGGCGTGATTGGAGCACGCGGGATTGGAGCTCTTCAAGGGGGGATTGAGCGGTACTGCTCCGAATTCTACCGCCACCTTCCCGCCGACCGATTCAAAATCACCATCTTCGTGCGGAGACCGTCGAAGGGTCTGGAAGACTGTAAGAACATCAACCTGGTTCGAATTCCGATTCTGAAATCCAGCAGCCTCGAAACGCCCCTTTACTCCATGATGGCTGTGCTGGCCGCCTACGCGATGGGGGTTAAGGTGATTCACGTGCATGGCCTCAGTTCGTGTCTTCCCCTTCCGTTGGCGCGACTACTGGGCCTGCGAATCATCGTCCGCCATATGGGGGCCGAGTACGACCGTGTCAAATGGAACTTTCTGGCCAGACGATTACTGAAGTTGGGCGAGTATTTCTGCGCCCGCTACGCGGAATCGGTTGTCTGCCTGAACTCGGATATTGCGGACAGATTTGCTGCCGCCACGGGACGTCGCGACAGTGTGGTGATTCCCAACGGGGTGAGTCTTCCCAGTGACGAAGCGGCCGAAAAACTCCCCGCGAACCTGGCGATTTCACCAGACTCGTATGCACTGGCGGTTGGTCGATTCGTCCCCGAGAAGAATTTTCATCAACTGATTTCCGCGTTTCTGACCGCCAGACTTCCCTCATCTGCAAAGCTGGTGCTTGCGGGCGAGCCCGATTACCCCGGACCTTATGCGCGGCTGATTGAAAGCCTGTGCCAAGGGCACGAAGACCGCATCCTGCGAGCCGGGGTCGTATGCGGTGACGAACTGGTTGCCCTCTATCGCCATACCCGGCTGTTTATCCTGCCGTCGTCGCACGAGGGAATGTCTTTTTCCCTCCTTGAGGCAGGCATCTCGGGCGCGCGACTGGTGGTCAGTGATATCCCCAGCAACAAAGAGGTTTGTCAGAATTTCGGGCGTCTCTTCCCGGTCGATTCTGAGGATGGATTGCGGGACGCCCTGGAGCAGGAATGGGGACGACCCCGTTCACAGAGAGAAGTCGATGCGCAAATCGCGGAGTTCAGGCGGCGGTTTGACTGGCGTCAGGTGGCCAGTGCGACGGGGCCGTTGCTGGCGGGGCCATCGAGAGTGTTGAAACAAAGTGAAGTCGAGTTGGTCCAACCAGAGTTCCCACAATCGGCCGATGCGAAGGAACCTGCGAAAGAAGGGGTTTAA
- a CDS encoding alkaline phosphatase family protein gives MSRVMVLALSEASPELVQQFCDAGVMPNLSRLMKQGLSGHTRYSIPYLLTPQMWATILTGRRAGSHGVFDYWQRQDGGKFLEVHGSDVKGPKLWDVLASNDLPSGWVNVPMTYPPPMIPGFALSGQDAPGAHPSISHPRELFQELTSSLGRYHHKDIFPGGQDKATYGELLPHETVWQKSLLEKLVHRDDWRFLFAYNSGSAFAQHYFWKDMEEKGSVTEKVAEKTFAAADVLIGSLMNALEPTDTLFVISECGAGPIKAGVRLQNWLEQNGFLARTEGCKGPSATARLLTSIRTNAQRYLPRSLFYYANAMPFKQWVLRRIAHDHIDWSRTRAYHRGKGEGNIYINLAGREQHGIVRPEEYEPLRDELITALRKLTDPETGESAVIDVHRREALFGDQGVEMAPDLVIEWRDARYMPAETLSADQEIFSERVREFMTWPTSGSHRPEGLFVAAGPNIRPGKLEKPVELVDLAPTWLHALGCPVPASMNGSPRVDLFQQVQSPAADPAELIAQT, from the coding sequence ATGAGCCGAGTTATGGTGCTCGCTCTGTCCGAGGCCTCACCCGAACTGGTCCAGCAATTCTGCGATGCGGGGGTGATGCCGAATTTGTCCCGACTGATGAAGCAAGGCTTGAGCGGACATACTCGCTATTCCATTCCCTATCTGCTGACACCGCAGATGTGGGCGACGATTCTGACCGGACGCCGTGCCGGCAGTCATGGCGTTTTCGACTATTGGCAGCGTCAGGATGGAGGCAAGTTTCTCGAAGTTCATGGTTCCGACGTTAAAGGACCCAAATTGTGGGATGTCCTCGCCAGCAATGATCTGCCATCAGGCTGGGTCAATGTCCCGATGACATATCCACCGCCAATGATTCCCGGTTTCGCATTGTCCGGTCAGGATGCTCCTGGAGCGCATCCTTCCATTTCACACCCGCGCGAGCTGTTTCAAGAGCTGACCAGCAGTCTGGGGCGGTATCATCACAAAGATATCTTTCCCGGGGGGCAGGACAAGGCGACATACGGTGAACTGCTTCCGCACGAGACGGTCTGGCAAAAGTCCCTGCTCGAGAAGTTGGTTCACCGCGACGACTGGCGATTCCTGTTTGCCTACAACAGTGGCAGTGCCTTTGCACAGCACTATTTCTGGAAAGACATGGAGGAAAAAGGGAGCGTCACAGAGAAAGTCGCCGAGAAAACGTTTGCAGCCGCGGACGTGTTGATCGGCTCATTGATGAATGCTCTCGAACCGACTGACACATTATTTGTGATTTCGGAATGCGGCGCGGGTCCGATCAAGGCGGGGGTTCGCCTGCAGAACTGGCTCGAGCAGAATGGATTCCTGGCTCGTACCGAAGGTTGCAAAGGGCCGTCGGCGACAGCCCGCCTGCTGACCAGTATCCGGACCAACGCGCAGCGCTATCTGCCCCGCAGTCTGTTCTACTATGCGAATGCGATGCCCTTTAAGCAGTGGGTGCTTCGCCGGATCGCTCACGATCATATCGACTGGTCGCGGACGCGAGCCTACCACCGCGGCAAGGGCGAGGGGAACATTTACATCAACCTCGCGGGGCGTGAGCAGCACGGGATTGTCAGGCCCGAAGAGTATGAGCCACTTCGCGATGAACTGATCACCGCCTTGCGGAAGCTGACTGATCCGGAAACGGGTGAATCGGCCGTGATCGATGTCCACCGCCGTGAAGCGCTGTTCGGCGATCAGGGAGTGGAAATGGCACCGGATCTGGTGATCGAGTGGCGGGACGCTCGTTATATGCCCGCCGAAACGCTTTCCGCGGACCAAGAGATCTTTTCCGAGCGCGTCCGCGAGTTCATGACGTGGCCCACCAGCGGCAGCCATCGCCCGGAAGGGTTGTTCGTTGCCGCCGGCCCGAATATCCGTCCCGGCAAGCTCGAAAAGCCCGTCGAACTCGTTGACCTCGCACCCACGTGGCTGCACGCGCTCGGGTGCCCGGTCCCTGCGTCCATGAATGGATCCCCCCGAGTCGACCTGTTTCAGCAGGTTCAAAGCCCCGCTGCAGATCCTGCTGAACTGATCGCCCAGACGTGA